The following are from one region of the Anaerolineales bacterium genome:
- a CDS encoding ABC transporter ATP-binding protein — MTDLNSITIENLHKKFEDIKALDGLSFKVNAGEMFIIVGPDGAGKSTLLRILAGILPFEEGHVQAFDRTLPGDEEKIKLKLGYMPQRFGLYEDLTVHENLKFFYSLYNLPRRNRDEVFRRMFEFSGLERFKKRLAGDLSGGMKQKLGLSCALLHKPSLLGSCCSIPFLGSGKGMNWYPSQEFTFSPSGPALRPSEISSPDPTGGEEAWAHVQRAPWFKICWMRDSKPSC, encoded by the coding sequence ATGACAGACCTGAATTCGATAACAATAGAAAATCTTCATAAAAAATTCGAGGATATAAAGGCCCTTGACGGTCTTTCATTCAAGGTCAATGCAGGTGAGATGTTTATTATTGTCGGCCCGGATGGCGCCGGAAAATCAACCCTGCTTCGGATACTGGCAGGCATCCTGCCCTTCGAAGAAGGTCATGTCCAGGCCTTTGACCGCACACTTCCCGGCGACGAAGAGAAAATCAAGCTCAAGCTGGGATATATGCCCCAGCGTTTCGGCCTTTACGAGGATCTCACGGTTCATGAAAATCTAAAATTTTTTTACAGCCTTTACAATCTTCCCCGCAGGAACAGAGATGAGGTTTTCCGCAGGATGTTTGAATTTTCGGGGCTGGAGAGGTTCAAGAAAAGGCTGGCGGGCGACCTTTCCGGGGGAATGAAGCAAAAACTGGGATTGTCCTGTGCACTCCTGCATAAGCCCTCTCTTCTGGGCAGCTGCTGCAGCATCCCTTTTTTGGGATCCGGGAAGGGAATGAACTGGTATCCGTCGCAGGAATTCACATTCTCTCCGAGTGGGCCGGCGTTGCGGCCATCGGAAATATCTTCACCCGACCCGACCGGCGGGGAAGAGGCCTGGGCACACGTGCAACGAGCGCCCTGGTTCAAGATTTGCTGGATGCGGGATTCAAAACCATCGTGCTAA
- a CDS encoding aldo/keto reductase, producing MEFTHLGRTGLTVSRLCLGTMNFGPETDEAPSFRIMDEALDAGINFFDTANVYGWKTGEGITEQIIGRWLSQGGGRRDKIVLATKVYGKMGDWPNEGRLSAYHIRRACEESLRRLQTDHIDLYQMHHIDREAPWEEIWQAMKQLVREGKVIYVGSSNFAGWHIAQAQCAARARHFMGLVSEQSLYNLNDRMIELEVIPACRDYGLGLIPWSPLAGGMLGGALKKAKEGRRADEHVQKSIEENRETLEKYEALCKDLGEAPADVALAWLLHNPVVTAPIIGPRTSDQLKGNIHSLSIELDSDTLQKLDEIWPGPGGAAPEAYAW from the coding sequence ATGGAATTTACACATCTTGGACGGACAGGCCTCACGGTCAGCCGTTTGTGCCTGGGCACGATGAATTTTGGTCCCGAAACAGACGAAGCGCCCAGTTTCAGGATCATGGATGAAGCACTGGATGCGGGTATCAATTTCTTCGACACGGCCAACGTTTACGGTTGGAAAACCGGCGAAGGAATCACCGAACAGATTATCGGACGCTGGCTGTCTCAGGGCGGCGGCCGGCGGGACAAGATCGTGCTGGCCACGAAGGTCTACGGCAAGATGGGCGACTGGCCCAACGAAGGGCGCCTGTCTGCCTATCACATCCGCCGAGCGTGCGAAGAAAGCCTGCGGCGCCTGCAGACCGACCACATCGATCTGTATCAGATGCATCACATCGACCGCGAAGCTCCCTGGGAGGAAATCTGGCAAGCGATGAAGCAGCTGGTACGCGAAGGCAAGGTAATTTACGTCGGTAGCAGCAATTTCGCCGGCTGGCACATCGCTCAGGCGCAGTGCGCAGCTCGAGCCCGTCATTTTATGGGACTGGTTTCGGAACAAAGCCTGTATAACCTGAACGATCGCATGATCGAACTCGAAGTGATTCCGGCTTGCCGAGACTACGGTCTGGGACTCATTCCCTGGAGTCCACTCGCCGGGGGCATGCTCGGTGGCGCTTTGAAGAAAGCCAAAGAAGGGCGCCGAGCCGACGAACACGTGCAGAAGTCGATCGAAGAAAATCGAGAGACGCTGGAGAAATACGAAGCGCTGTGCAAAGACCTGGGCGAAGCGCCCGCCGACGTGGCGCTGGCCTGGCTGCTGCACAATCCTGTCGTGACGGCGCCGATCATCGGTCCCCGCACTTCGGACCAGCTTAAAGGGAACATCCATTCGCTTTCGATCGAGCTGGACTCCGATACGCTCCAAAAGCTGGACGAAATTTGGCCCGGTCCAGGTGGTGCGGCTCCCGAAGCATATGCGTGGTAA
- a CDS encoding 4Fe-4S dicluster domain-containing protein, which produces MTKRKKDPALLTRRDAAKIIGATGATFAITQIITSGPLSPEAVEGIGRSTHEQGAAADREHEWHMVIDLGTCIGCQYCIWACQAVNNVSDDRMRWNVGFSEQTEGGTNFYMTRPCLHCQEAPCVKVCPVGATWVREDGIVAMDYERCIGCRYCEVACPYDVRRFNWGDAVTENRYQPAWGEAEVEPRPRGVVEKCTFCVHRIDRALEYGMTPGVDLHASPACVEVCPVNARVFGDVLDPESPVSKYLAQNETFRLREDFGTEPKVHYVRPEREV; this is translated from the coding sequence ATGACGAAACGTAAGAAGGACCCGGCGCTGCTCACCCGGCGCGATGCGGCCAAGATCATCGGCGCCACCGGTGCCACCTTCGCGATCACGCAGATCATCACCTCGGGGCCGCTCTCTCCGGAGGCCGTGGAAGGCATCGGCCGTTCCACCCATGAGCAGGGTGCGGCGGCCGATCGGGAACACGAATGGCACATGGTGATCGACCTGGGTACCTGCATCGGCTGCCAGTACTGCATTTGGGCCTGCCAGGCGGTAAACAACGTGTCCGACGACCGCATGCGCTGGAACGTCGGATTTTCGGAACAGACCGAAGGCGGGACGAATTTTTACATGACGCGTCCCTGTTTACACTGCCAGGAAGCGCCGTGCGTCAAGGTGTGCCCGGTGGGTGCGACCTGGGTGCGCGAGGACGGCATCGTGGCGATGGACTACGAGCGCTGCATCGGATGCCGTTACTGCGAGGTGGCCTGTCCGTACGACGTGCGCCGCTTCAATTGGGGGGACGCCGTCACGGAAAACCGCTACCAGCCAGCCTGGGGAGAAGCCGAAGTCGAACCGCGCCCGCGCGGCGTGGTCGAAAAATGCACTTTCTGCGTGCATCGCATCGACCGCGCATTGGAATACGGCATGACGCCGGGCGTCGATTTGCACGCCTCTCCCGCCTGCGTCGAGGTCTGCCCGGTCAACGCGCGTGTCTTCGGCGACGTCCTCGATCCCGAAAGCCCGGTTTCCAAATACCTGGCGCAGAACGAGACCTTCCGCCTGCGTGAGGATTTCGGCACCGAGCCCAAAGTCCATTACGTACGACCCGAGCGGGAGGTTTGA
- a CDS encoding cysteine hydrolase family protein, which translates to MKKTALLVIDVQSGLFGGMDAIYGEKDLIGTINELIEKARRSDVPIFWIQHCEAEEGSPLHPDSKGWQIHPELSKKAEDIYVRKSHPDSFQDTMLGEELSSRDIEKLTVTGLQTEYCIDTTCRRAYSLGYEVILIEDGHSTYDGENLSAEQIIRHHNQVLGSWFVTLKNSTDVYFAA; encoded by the coding sequence GTGAAAAAGACGGCGCTTCTTGTTATTGACGTTCAGTCCGGTTTATTCGGAGGAATGGATGCCATTTATGGAGAGAAGGATCTAATCGGGACGATCAATGAATTGATCGAAAAAGCGAGACGATCCGACGTTCCGATTTTTTGGATTCAGCATTGTGAAGCGGAAGAAGGTAGTCCACTCCATCCTGATTCAAAAGGATGGCAGATCCATCCCGAATTAAGCAAAAAAGCGGAAGATATCTATGTTCGGAAGAGCCATCCCGATTCGTTTCAGGATACGATGTTAGGGGAGGAATTGAGTTCGCGAGACATCGAAAAGCTGACTGTCACCGGGCTGCAAACCGAGTACTGCATCGATACGACGTGTAGAAGGGCATACAGTCTGGGATACGAGGTTATCTTGATCGAAGACGGGCACAGCACCTATGACGGCGAAAATCTCAGTGCGGAGCAAATCATTCGTCATCACAATCAAGTATTGGGCTCTTGGTTTGTAACGCTGAAAAATTCCACCGACGTCTATTTTGCTGCGTGA
- the recA gene encoding recombinase RecA — MANVNGRSNGSDDQQDQRLEVLSRAIQEITKRYGDGAVMRLGESKHLVVDTIPTGSLALDLALGVGGIPRGRVTEIYGPESSGKTTLCQHIVAEAQRQGGVCAYIDMEHALDPQYAARCGVDVDNLYISQPDMGEQALEITETLVRSGAVDLVVIDSVAALVPRAEIEGDMGDAHMGMQARLMSQALRKLSGAIKQTNTAVIFTNQLRQKIGVMFGNPETTTGGRALKFYASVRLDIRRAESIKVGQDIVGNRARIRVVKNKVAPPFKVAEFDIMYDEGISKVGGVLDLGVELELIDKRGSYYSYGETRLGQGRENAKSYLRENPDMAQELEFEIRKAAGLEATMSDEPIPVEDLAAEEVLTLEEVNA; from the coding sequence ATGGCAAACGTAAACGGTCGAAGCAATGGATCGGACGATCAGCAGGATCAGCGATTGGAAGTTCTCTCGCGGGCAATTCAAGAGATCACGAAGCGATATGGAGATGGAGCCGTCATGCGATTGGGTGAATCGAAGCATTTGGTCGTAGACACGATCCCCACCGGATCGTTGGCTTTGGATTTGGCGCTCGGTGTGGGTGGAATCCCCCGCGGCCGGGTGACGGAAATTTACGGCCCCGAGTCATCGGGGAAGACGACGCTCTGCCAACACATCGTTGCGGAAGCCCAACGCCAGGGTGGGGTTTGTGCGTACATCGACATGGAGCACGCCTTGGATCCCCAGTACGCCGCCCGCTGCGGCGTGGACGTGGATAACTTGTATATCTCGCAACCCGACATGGGCGAGCAGGCGCTGGAGATTACCGAGACGTTGGTGCGCAGCGGCGCGGTGGATCTCGTCGTGATCGACAGCGTCGCTGCACTCGTGCCTCGTGCGGAGATAGAGGGGGACATGGGCGACGCTCACATGGGCATGCAGGCTCGCTTGATGAGCCAGGCGCTGCGTAAACTGAGTGGCGCCATCAAACAGACCAACACGGCCGTGATCTTCACCAACCAACTGCGGCAGAAAATCGGCGTGATGTTCGGAAATCCCGAAACCACGACGGGCGGCAGGGCGCTTAAATTCTACGCCTCCGTGCGCCTGGACATTCGCCGCGCCGAAAGCATCAAGGTCGGCCAGGACATCGTGGGAAACCGGGCGCGCATTCGGGTAGTGAAGAACAAAGTAGCGCCGCCGTTCAAGGTGGCGGAATTCGATATCATGTACGATGAGGGCATTTCCAAGGTGGGCGGCGTCCTGGATCTGGGCGTGGAACTGGAGCTGATCGACAAGCGTGGATCGTACTATTCCTACGGGGAAACGCGTTTGGGCCAGGGCCGGGAGAACGCCAAGAGTTATCTGCGGGAGAATCCCGATATGGCCCAAGAGCTTGAATTCGAGATTCGCAAGGCCGCCGGGCTCGAAGCCACGATGTCCGACGAACCGATTCCGGTTGAGGATTTAGCCGCTGAAGAAGTACTGACGCTCGAGGAAGTCAATGCCTGA
- the nrfD gene encoding polysulfide reductase NrfD, translating to MALRQLSFKRPAIKPLTMWLAGLGLLLLVGAVGAVRVLAKGLQVTGLSDQVPWGLWITIDLSSIALGAGAFTFSAVVYVFRIKRFEPIARPAVFVGFLGYSSAMLALALDIGRPDRFWHPLVFWNVHSVLWEITWCVVLYSTVLVVEFLPVLFESKLFDRWSWLRDWGHKLHKATPVVAVLGMALSLLHQSSLGATYGVLSGRAIWFKPSLPILFILSAVASGIALTLLVTILVGKFQHTRFLRLDLQREISRFLGYALLAYLYLKIWDWAATSYYSHAPGTAESLARLNATTPYTPTFWLLEIALGALLPLIVMLVPRLRRDDRWVVAACAFVVVGVIVNRWNTTLSGLVAPPDWSPGVLGTGAVASYLPSITEIAVGLGILAYALGTFTLGVKYLPVFREVSEHE from the coding sequence ATGGCTTTGCGACAGCTCTCTTTCAAACGTCCGGCGATCAAACCGCTGACGATGTGGCTGGCCGGCCTGGGTCTGCTCCTGCTCGTGGGGGCCGTCGGCGCCGTGCGCGTACTCGCCAAAGGACTTCAAGTGACCGGGCTCTCAGACCAGGTGCCCTGGGGTCTGTGGATCACGATCGATCTCTCCTCGATCGCGCTCGGAGCGGGCGCCTTCACCTTTTCGGCGGTGGTGTACGTCTTTCGCATCAAACGTTTCGAGCCGATCGCTCGCCCGGCGGTATTCGTGGGATTTCTGGGATACTCTTCGGCCATGCTCGCACTGGCCTTGGACATCGGCCGGCCGGATCGCTTCTGGCACCCGCTGGTCTTCTGGAACGTGCATTCCGTCCTTTGGGAGATCACCTGGTGTGTGGTGCTCTATTCGACGGTGCTTGTGGTCGAATTTCTTCCGGTCTTATTCGAGAGCAAACTTTTCGATCGCTGGTCCTGGCTGCGAGATTGGGGTCACAAGCTGCACAAGGCGACGCCGGTCGTGGCGGTATTGGGCATGGCGCTTTCTTTACTGCACCAGTCCTCCCTGGGAGCGACCTACGGAGTGCTCTCGGGAAGGGCGATCTGGTTCAAACCTTCCCTGCCGATTCTCTTCATCTTATCGGCGGTGGCCAGCGGCATCGCTCTGACTCTGCTCGTGACGATTCTGGTCGGGAAATTCCAGCACACTCGTTTCCTGCGTCTCGACCTGCAGCGCGAAATCTCGCGTTTCCTCGGCTACGCCCTGCTGGCCTATCTCTACCTCAAAATCTGGGATTGGGCGGCGACGTCGTATTACAGCCATGCGCCGGGAACGGCGGAATCCCTGGCGCGCTTGAATGCCACCACGCCCTACACGCCGACCTTCTGGCTGTTGGAAATCGCACTCGGTGCGCTCTTACCGCTGATCGTGATGCTCGTGCCGCGCTTGCGCCGCGACGATCGCTGGGTGGTCGCCGCCTGTGCGTTCGTCGTCGTGGGCGTGATCGTCAACCGCTGGAACACGACTTTGTCGGGGCTGGTCGCCCCGCCGGATTGGTCCCCTGGCGTGCTCGGAACGGGCGCCGTCGCTTCATACCTGCCGTCGATCACGGAGATCGCGGTCGGATTGGGGATTCTCGCCTACGCATTGGGCACGTTCACGTTGGGCGTCAAGTACCTGCCCGTCTTCCGGGAGGTATCGGAGCACGAATAG
- the ahcY gene encoding adenosylhomocysteinase, translated as MSSEFDIKDISLAEGGRRRINWAAQEMPVLRQVRDRFAKEQPLKGMRVAGCLHVTTETANLMRTLQNGGAEVVLCASNPLSTQDDVAASLVSHDEIPVYAIKGEDNDTYYEHIHAALDVKPNMTMDDGADLLSTLHKDRQELLAQVRGGTEETTTGVIRLRAMANEGALKYPVIAVNDAMTKHFFDNRYGTGQSTIDGIVRATNILLAGKTFVVAGYGWCGRGLAMRARGMGANVIVTEVKPLAALEAVMDGFRVMPMIEAAPIGDIFCTLTGDINVIDKHHFDVMKNGAIVANSGHFNVEINIPALEKMSTEVRKPREFIDQYVLKDGRAINLLGEGRLINLAAAEGHPASVMDLSFANQALSLEYIVQHGEELENRVYTIPEDIDREIARMKLESMNVKIDKLSAEQEKYLASWEEGT; from the coding sequence ATGAGTTCGGAGTTCGATATCAAAGACATCAGTCTGGCTGAAGGCGGCCGTCGCCGGATCAACTGGGCCGCGCAAGAAATGCCCGTTCTGCGCCAGGTGCGTGATCGCTTCGCAAAAGAGCAGCCGTTGAAAGGGATGCGCGTCGCTGGATGCCTGCACGTGACCACGGAAACGGCAAACCTGATGCGTACCCTGCAAAATGGCGGCGCGGAGGTCGTGCTTTGCGCATCCAATCCACTTTCCACGCAGGACGATGTCGCCGCATCCCTGGTCAGCCACGATGAAATCCCGGTCTACGCAATCAAGGGCGAGGACAACGACACCTACTACGAACACATCCACGCCGCACTGGACGTCAAACCCAACATGACCATGGACGACGGCGCCGATCTGCTCAGCACCTTGCACAAGGATCGCCAAGAATTGCTTGCACAGGTGAGAGGCGGAACGGAGGAAACCACCACGGGAGTCATCCGGCTGCGCGCCATGGCCAACGAAGGTGCATTGAAGTATCCGGTCATCGCCGTTAACGACGCCATGACCAAACATTTCTTCGACAACCGCTACGGAACGGGTCAATCCACGATCGACGGCATCGTACGCGCCACCAACATCCTTCTGGCCGGCAAGACCTTCGTGGTCGCCGGCTACGGCTGGTGCGGAAGAGGGCTGGCCATGCGGGCACGGGGCATGGGTGCGAACGTAATCGTCACCGAAGTCAAACCGCTTGCAGCGCTCGAAGCAGTGATGGACGGGTTCCGCGTCATGCCCATGATCGAGGCGGCGCCCATCGGAGACATTTTCTGCACGCTCACCGGCGACATCAACGTTATCGACAAGCATCATTTCGACGTGATGAAAAACGGCGCCATCGTGGCCAACTCGGGCCATTTCAACGTGGAAATCAACATCCCCGCCCTAGAGAAGATGTCCACTGAAGTGCGCAAGCCGCGGGAATTCATCGACCAATACGTGCTCAAAGACGGCCGCGCCATCAACCTGCTCGGTGAAGGGCGTTTGATCAACCTGGCAGCAGCGGAAGGTCATCCCGCCAGCGTGATGGACCTTTCCTTCGCCAATCAGGCGCTCTCGTTGGAATACATCGTTCAACACGGCGAGGAACTCGAAAACCGCGTGTACACAATTCCGGAGGACATCGACCGGGAAATCGCCCGCATGAAGCTGGAGTCGATGAACGTCAAGATCGATAAGTTGTCCGCCGAGCAAGAGAAATACCTTGCTTCCTGGGAAGAGGGGACATAG
- a CDS encoding XRE family transcriptional regulator translates to MTNKDIDAISVDVGNKLREMREVRGLSIRALASESGISANALSMIERGLSSPSVSTLYKVASALGVPITDLFRSQSDRKEIVFCKASSRTRVPFTRGVWEGLGGELFAGRVEPFALTLESGANSGPHPLIHNGHEFVICIRGQLEYRVENELYLLEPGDSLLFCSQLRHRWRNPGPTVTNAVFVLSGFEEGERPGEHHRLQAGLKSQDSG, encoded by the coding sequence ATGACCAACAAGGATATAGACGCGATTTCGGTCGACGTGGGCAACAAGCTGCGTGAGATGCGGGAAGTGCGGGGCCTTTCCATCCGTGCACTTGCCAGTGAAAGTGGCATATCAGCCAACGCATTGAGTATGATCGAACGTGGGCTCAGTTCACCTTCCGTGAGTACCTTGTACAAAGTTGCTTCCGCATTGGGAGTCCCAATCACCGATCTGTTCCGCAGTCAATCCGATCGGAAAGAAATCGTGTTTTGTAAAGCATCCAGCCGCACACGCGTGCCGTTCACGCGTGGTGTGTGGGAAGGCCTTGGCGGTGAGTTGTTCGCCGGCAGGGTAGAACCTTTTGCGCTGACGTTGGAAAGCGGCGCCAACAGCGGGCCGCATCCCTTGATCCACAATGGACATGAATTCGTGATTTGCATCCGCGGACAGTTGGAATATCGTGTCGAAAACGAGCTCTATCTACTGGAGCCGGGAGACAGCCTGCTTTTCTGTTCGCAGTTGAGACATCGCTGGCGTAATCCGGGCCCGACGGTGACGAACGCCGTCTTCGTACTCTCCGGATTCGAAGAAGGGGAGCGGCCGGGAGAACACCACCGCCTTCAAGCCGGTCTGAAAAGCCAGGATTCGGGCTAG
- a CDS encoding NBR1-Ig-like domain-containing protein, which yields MTPNPTFVTSSESSSGVEPSRSDCENDARFLEDLTFPDGEVVVPGQTLDKRWSVQNNGSCDWGADYRLLHLGEDEFGAPEAVALYPARGGTNAIWQVELQAPGEVGQYVSQWQAQAPDGTMFGDVVYILISVKKPTPTPTATPLISPTPTP from the coding sequence ATGACTCCGAATCCTACCTTCGTCACATCCTCTGAATCATCTTCAGGGGTTGAACCATCCAGGTCCGATTGTGAGAACGATGCGCGTTTTCTCGAAGATCTCACTTTCCCCGACGGCGAGGTTGTGGTGCCGGGCCAGACGCTCGATAAACGCTGGTCGGTTCAAAACAACGGCAGTTGCGATTGGGGAGCGGATTACCGCCTACTTCACCTTGGCGAAGATGAATTCGGGGCGCCGGAGGCCGTGGCGCTTTATCCTGCCCGTGGGGGAACGAATGCGATATGGCAGGTAGAACTCCAAGCACCGGGGGAGGTTGGTCAGTATGTAAGCCAATGGCAGGCACAGGCGCCGGATGGCACGATGTTTGGCGACGTGGTCTACATTCTAATCTCCGTGAAGAAGCCCACACCCACGCCCACAGCAACGCCGCTCATTTCTCCCACACCCACACCTTAA